The segment TCTCGGATTACGGTATCCAACTCAGGGAAAAACAGAAGACAAGAAAAAGTTATGGACTTTTTGAGAAGCAGTTCAGAATATATTTCCATGAGGCGGAAAGAAGGAAGGGCACAACAGGGGAATTACTCCTCCAGCTTCTTGAACGCCGCCTGGACAATGCAGCATTCAGAATGGGGTTTGCGATAAACAGAAGAGAGGCAAGACAGTTTATAACGCACGGACATTTTACCGTGAATGGGCGAGCAGTAAGCATACCTTCTTATCTTGTTAAGGCGGGAGATGTTATTGAGGTTAGGGAGAAAAGCAGAAAGATCCCGAGCCTGGCTGATAACATGTCAAGGCTTGAGAATAGAGAAATTCCT is part of the Nitrospirota bacterium genome and harbors:
- the rpsD gene encoding 30S ribosomal protein S4 translates to MARYTGPLCRVCRREGDKMFLKGDRCFTEKCSVERRKYPPGQHGQRRTKISDYGIQLREKQKTRKSYGLFEKQFRIYFHEAERRKGTTGELLLQLLERRLDNAAFRMGFAINRREARQFITHGHFTVNGRAVSIPSYLVKAGDVIEVREKSRKIPSLADNMSRLENREIPAWVEVDSTSFKGKVLHIPSREEMQLPVQEQLIVELYSK